One stretch of Natronobacterium texcoconense DNA includes these proteins:
- a CDS encoding Hsp20/alpha crystallin family protein: MRRDDRDEPFDDLFREIERMMNEMMNGADTNVNFDSPGPSNSENGFGADTHVDIHDTDEKIRVIADLPGVEKDNIELECDGKSLTISASSDHRQYDERVDLPRRVNEHTASATYNNGVLEVVFEPAEQSSGISLE, translated from the coding sequence ATGCGTCGAGACGACCGCGACGAACCCTTCGACGACCTCTTTCGTGAGATCGAACGAATGATGAACGAAATGATGAATGGTGCCGATACTAACGTCAACTTCGACTCCCCCGGTCCGAGCAACAGCGAGAACGGCTTCGGGGCCGACACCCACGTCGACATCCACGACACCGACGAGAAGATCCGCGTCATCGCCGACCTCCCCGGTGTCGAAAAGGACAACATCGAACTCGAGTGTGACGGCAAGTCCCTGACTATCTCCGCGAGCAGCGACCACCGCCAGTACGACGAACGCGTCGATCTCCCCCGCCGCGTCAACGAACACACTGCCTCCGCAACCTACAACAACGGCGTTCTCGAGGTCGTCTTCGAGCCAGCCGAACAGTCCTCGGGCATCAGTCTCGAGTAA
- a CDS encoding phosphatase PAP2 family protein, which translates to MTGAGSAVDDVLFDESTNEAVRNTLPDVGIAFFELVTHLGDGTVLILFATLLYWFGSESRRRQRALVIAIGIAALAVSAGMKGIFLEPRPTLAGDYGGYSFPSAHAMGAAAFYGTIAVVGDIWTKRTRYAVAGAIILLVATSRVVIGVHFVGDVLVGTVLGLVLVAALTRDGADPGFVFGVAFAIAAVAYGLGSREFTTMSVGAAVGGAIAWQYVTTRPADPHGAAILVLGVLTLPALLALRLVEGIWDPAIHEIFEIVGYAAAVGAVLVVPIVAERLNGWSTVQWLQIHLPFSGRTIDSDQLVTREK; encoded by the coding sequence ATGACCGGAGCCGGATCTGCAGTCGACGACGTTCTGTTCGACGAATCGACGAACGAGGCGGTCAGAAACACGCTGCCGGACGTCGGAATTGCGTTTTTCGAACTCGTCACGCATCTGGGCGACGGGACGGTGTTGATCCTGTTCGCGACGCTTCTGTACTGGTTCGGCAGCGAGTCACGTCGGCGACAACGGGCGCTCGTGATCGCTATCGGGATCGCAGCACTCGCGGTCAGCGCCGGTATGAAAGGAATCTTCCTCGAGCCGCGACCGACGCTTGCCGGCGACTACGGCGGCTATAGCTTCCCGAGCGCACACGCGATGGGAGCGGCCGCGTTCTACGGGACGATTGCCGTCGTCGGCGATATCTGGACGAAACGGACGCGATACGCCGTCGCCGGGGCGATCATCCTGCTGGTCGCCACGTCGCGGGTCGTCATCGGCGTCCACTTCGTGGGCGACGTCCTCGTCGGGACAGTTCTCGGACTGGTACTCGTCGCCGCGCTCACTCGCGACGGGGCCGATCCCGGATTCGTCTTCGGCGTCGCGTTCGCCATCGCCGCCGTCGCCTACGGACTCGGCTCGAGGGAGTTTACGACGATGAGCGTCGGCGCGGCCGTCGGCGGCGCAATCGCCTGGCAGTACGTCACGACCCGGCCCGCAGATCCGCATGGCGCCGCGATCCTCGTTCTCGGCGTGTTGACGCTACCGGCGTTGCTCGCGCTCCGACTGGTCGAGGGAATCTGGGATCCCGCGATCCACGAGATCTTCGAGATCGTCGGCTATGCAGCGGCGGTGGGCGCAGTGCTCGTCGTTCCGATCGTCGCCGAACGACTGAACGGGTGGTCGACCGTCCAGTGGCTCCAGATACACCTCCCCTTCAGCGGCCGGACGATCGATTCGGATCAGCTTGTGACAAGAGAAAAATAA
- a CDS encoding CBS domain-containing protein: MMKSFRIGSLFGIPIKLDLTFLLILPVFAYLIGIQLEEVVGILNLTMNAGIDVGALTAEWWLPYLVGLVAAIGLFVGVVLHELGHSLTAQRYGFPIDSITLWLLGGIAALSEMPEDWRQEFNIAIAGPIVSVLVGIGSYALFLLTPEAFNGTRFVLGYLAILNVALAIFNMVPAFPMDGGRILRALLARSQPYARATQQAASIGKIFALFMGLFGLFALNIILIAVAFFVYIAASSEAQQVTMKAAFQDVTVADIMTPAGDLHTVEPGTSIAELVQRMFAERHTGYPVVEDDSWGDKQLIGLVTLDDAREVDPVERDAYEVEDVMTTDLETITPDSDAMTAIERMQQNGIGRLLVVEGDDLVGLISRTDLMTAFDIVQQSGGPVRQHEQIQPVGGMD; this comes from the coding sequence ATGATGAAGAGTTTCCGGATCGGCTCCCTGTTCGGGATCCCGATCAAACTCGATCTCACGTTCTTGTTGATCCTTCCGGTGTTCGCGTATCTCATCGGGATCCAGCTCGAGGAGGTCGTCGGCATCCTCAACCTGACGATGAACGCCGGGATCGACGTTGGCGCGCTCACTGCCGAGTGGTGGCTCCCCTATCTCGTCGGGCTGGTCGCCGCAATCGGGCTGTTCGTCGGCGTCGTCTTGCACGAACTCGGCCACTCGCTGACCGCCCAGCGGTACGGGTTCCCGATCGACTCGATCACGCTCTGGCTGCTCGGGGGGATCGCCGCCCTCTCGGAGATGCCCGAAGACTGGCGACAGGAGTTCAACATCGCCATCGCCGGACCGATCGTCTCCGTACTCGTCGGAATCGGATCGTACGCACTCTTCTTGCTCACGCCCGAGGCGTTCAACGGGACGCGCTTCGTGCTCGGCTATCTCGCAATCTTGAACGTCGCACTCGCCATCTTCAACATGGTTCCGGCGTTCCCGATGGACGGCGGCCGGATCCTGCGGGCACTGCTCGCTCGCAGCCAGCCCTACGCCCGTGCGACCCAGCAGGCCGCGAGCATCGGGAAGATATTCGCGCTCTTCATGGGGCTGTTCGGTCTGTTCGCGCTCAACATCATCCTCATCGCCGTCGCCTTCTTCGTCTACATCGCCGCCTCGAGCGAGGCCCAGCAGGTGACGATGAAAGCCGCCTTCCAGGACGTCACCGTTGCCGACATCATGACGCCTGCGGGTGATCTCCACACCGTCGAACCCGGGACCTCGATCGCCGAACTCGTCCAGCGGATGTTCGCCGAACGCCACACGGGGTATCCGGTCGTGGAGGACGACAGCTGGGGCGACAAACAGCTGATCGGACTCGTGACGCTCGACGACGCCCGTGAAGTCGATCCCGTCGAGCGCGACGCCTACGAGGTCGAGGACGTGATGACGACCGACCTCGAGACGATCACGCCCGACTCCGATGCGATGACTGCGATCGAACGCATGCAGCAAAACGGCATTGGACGACTGCTCGTCGTCGAGGGCGACGACCTCGTCGGGCTGATCTCCCGGACCGACCTGATGACTGCCTTCGACATCGTCCAGCAAAGCGGCGGTCCGGTCCGACAGCACGAACAGATCCAGCCGGTCGGTGGGATGGACTAA
- a CDS encoding ABC transporter ATP-binding protein — protein sequence MPPAIETVDLVKEYGDLRALQELSLTVEEGEFFGLLGPNGAGKTTFINTLVGLVRKTGGEARVFGYDVEEDYREARDAIGVAPQEFNVDRFFPIKEVLMHKAGYHGVPEEEAAERADEVLKRVGIYDKRNERFDWLSGGMKRRLLLARALVTDPDLLILDEPTAGVDVQLRHDLWELVTELNEEGTTVLLTTHYIEEAERLCDRVAIMNEGRKVTVATPDELKTRGSDTISVRLESSVSAAATDLEGELGAYAHEVSAGAAGEQLEVRVDDGGSTAPRLLHDLEAAGYEIADLEISRTSLEEIFVDLTRSEDRTVTRSSAASAGEGDDAGDDSDAEREQEGIAR from the coding sequence ATGCCACCGGCCATCGAGACCGTCGATCTCGTGAAGGAGTACGGCGACCTGCGGGCCCTGCAGGAACTCTCGCTGACCGTCGAGGAAGGCGAGTTCTTCGGGCTGCTCGGTCCCAACGGCGCAGGCAAGACGACGTTCATCAACACGTTAGTCGGCCTCGTCCGCAAGACCGGCGGCGAAGCGCGGGTCTTCGGCTACGACGTCGAGGAAGACTACAGGGAGGCCCGCGATGCGATCGGAGTCGCTCCCCAGGAGTTCAACGTCGACCGCTTCTTCCCGATCAAGGAGGTTCTGATGCACAAGGCCGGTTACCACGGCGTCCCCGAAGAGGAGGCCGCCGAACGAGCCGACGAGGTGCTCAAACGAGTCGGTATCTACGACAAGCGAAACGAGCGGTTCGACTGGCTCTCCGGCGGGATGAAACGCCGACTGTTGCTCGCTCGAGCGCTCGTCACCGATCCCGACCTGCTAATTCTGGACGAACCGACCGCCGGGGTCGACGTCCAGTTGCGCCACGACCTCTGGGAACTCGTCACCGAACTCAACGAGGAGGGGACGACCGTCCTGCTGACGACTCACTACATCGAGGAGGCCGAACGGCTCTGTGACCGCGTCGCGATCATGAACGAGGGCCGGAAGGTGACCGTCGCGACGCCGGACGAACTCAAGACACGCGGCTCCGATACGATCTCGGTCCGCCTCGAATCCTCGGTCTCCGCCGCAGCAACCGACCTCGAGGGAGAACTCGGCGCGTACGCCCACGAGGTGTCGGCGGGAGCCGCCGGCGAGCAACTCGAGGTTCGCGTCGACGACGGCGGGTCGACCGCACCGCGACTACTCCACGACCTCGAGGCAGCGGGCTACGAGATCGCCGACCTCGAGATTTCGCGGACGTCGCTCGAGGAGATTTTCGTGGATCTCACCCGCAGCGAGGACCGGACGGTGACGCGGTCGTCGGCTGCGAGTGCAGGCGAGGGTGATGACGCTGGCGACGACAGCGATGCGGAACGCGAACAGGAGGGGATCGCTCGATGA
- a CDS encoding ATP-grasp domain-containing protein, translated as MIDLAVANDQETFRRMRDPLEERGIRVHHVPASERVVDLTEPPWGPDKYDVGFVYPGRLMEGGVADALLEVPWLNDHQTVLTSRNKAEVLARLERADLPVPRSVYVSNDVAEDELASVFERFEPPVVVKPNSTTRGVGVAKAGDLDSFLGICDYLSLVHDYQATGDRSFLVQEYLPDATDYRVMVLEGEYVGAVERRLPDEAIAEGQWKHNVHRGAEATGVDLPVEYRELAESVAAELEIPFVGVDLLETDGRLVVNETNARPTIDEETKYESGFYDRLAAAIRTRADTEGNK; from the coding sequence ATGATCGATCTCGCGGTCGCAAACGACCAGGAGACGTTCCGGCGGATGCGCGACCCGCTCGAGGAACGCGGCATCCGCGTTCATCACGTGCCCGCGAGCGAGCGCGTGGTTGACCTGACGGAGCCACCGTGGGGGCCCGACAAGTACGACGTCGGCTTCGTCTATCCCGGTCGGCTGATGGAGGGTGGGGTGGCCGACGCGTTGCTCGAGGTGCCGTGGCTCAACGACCACCAGACCGTACTGACTTCGCGGAACAAGGCCGAAGTGCTTGCGCGACTCGAGCGGGCCGACCTTCCCGTCCCGAGGTCGGTCTACGTCTCGAACGACGTCGCCGAGGACGAACTGGCGTCGGTCTTCGAGCGGTTCGAGCCACCGGTCGTCGTCAAACCGAACTCGACGACGAGGGGCGTCGGCGTCGCGAAGGCGGGCGACCTCGATTCCTTTCTGGGGATCTGTGACTACCTCTCGCTGGTTCACGATTACCAGGCAACGGGCGACCGGTCGTTTCTCGTCCAGGAATACCTGCCGGACGCGACCGACTATCGGGTGATGGTCCTCGAGGGTGAGTACGTCGGTGCGGTCGAACGACGGCTTCCCGACGAGGCCATCGCCGAGGGCCAGTGGAAACACAACGTCCATCGCGGTGCCGAGGCGACCGGTGTCGACCTCCCCGTGGAGTACCGGGAACTGGCCGAATCGGTCGCAGCCGAACTCGAGATCCCGTTCGTCGGCGTGGACTTGCTCGAGACAGACGGTCGACTGGTGGTCAACGAGACGAACGCCCGGCCGACGATCGACGAGGAGACGAAGTACGAGTCGGGGTTTTACGACAGGCTCGCGGCTGCGATACGGACGAGGGCGGACACGGAAGGAAATAAATAG
- a CDS encoding protein-L-isoaspartate O-methyltransferase family protein yields MEPAVLRDDMVDGLTSPPKEVLEDEAVALAMRDAPRHEFLDDERAAYADREHDALGTRVLSPSTVARLFEALSIEDGDSVLIVGAGVGYTAAIAAELTDETNVHAVDIARPLVALARENLGRAGYDAVLVDRRDGANGLPEYAPFDRILLEAAVVDPPRALLEQLAEDGRLVFPRGTQRQRLVSTTPEDERQGFDAVSFAPLLVEGEQSGAVERNRTEREDRERARKRLESRSGWEQEWIEWDRRVESGSN; encoded by the coding sequence ATGGAGCCCGCGGTACTACGGGACGACATGGTCGACGGCCTCACCTCGCCGCCGAAGGAGGTACTCGAGGACGAGGCCGTCGCCCTCGCCATGCGAGACGCCCCGCGTCACGAGTTTCTCGACGACGAGCGGGCAGCCTACGCCGACCGCGAACACGACGCCCTCGGGACGCGCGTTCTCTCGCCGAGCACGGTCGCGCGACTCTTCGAGGCGCTTTCCATCGAGGACGGCGACAGCGTGTTGATCGTCGGCGCCGGCGTCGGCTATACGGCCGCGATCGCCGCGGAACTGACCGACGAGACGAACGTCCACGCCGTCGACATCGCCCGACCGCTGGTCGCGCTGGCCCGCGAGAACCTGGGGCGGGCAGGGTACGACGCCGTGCTCGTCGACCGTCGCGACGGCGCGAACGGCCTGCCGGAGTACGCCCCGTTCGATCGCATCCTGCTCGAGGCGGCCGTCGTCGACCCGCCGCGAGCGTTGCTCGAGCAACTGGCCGAGGACGGCCGACTCGTCTTCCCGCGTGGCACCCAGCGACAGCGACTCGTCTCGACGACGCCCGAGGACGAACGCCAGGGGTTCGACGCCGTCTCGTTCGCTCCGTTGCTCGTCGAGGGCGAGCAGTCGGGTGCCGTCGAGCGAAATCGGACGGAACGCGAGGACCGGGAACGTGCCCGAAAACGTCTCGAGTCTCGTTCTGGCTGGGAACAGGAGTGGATCGAGTGGGACCGTCGCGTCGAGTCGGGATCGAACTGA
- a CDS encoding aminopeptidase codes for MSELRAAAETAVRQCLALESDESCAVVTDDKREPIGEAIYEVASEITDDAVVVRYPPGETHGSEPPEPVASAMAGADVVLAPTTKSLSHTRARTDANEEGARVATLPGITEEVFTTGLDADYESIAAHSQDLHDQVADADEVRVTTDAGTDITFQVADREWLQDTGIVHDGGEMSNLPAGEVFVSPSSADGTFVVDGTMRPHGLLEDGQQLTFEVEDGLVTDISDDEIRETVEGAADEVGDAAYNLAELGIGTNVAVTELVGSVLLDEKAGGTVHIAIGDDAGIGGDVEAPIHLDGILREPTVYADGEEVELPEA; via the coding sequence ATGAGCGAACTCCGTGCCGCCGCCGAGACAGCGGTTCGACAGTGCCTCGCACTCGAGAGCGACGAAAGCTGTGCCGTCGTCACCGACGACAAACGGGAGCCGATCGGCGAGGCGATCTACGAGGTCGCGAGCGAGATCACCGACGACGCCGTCGTCGTTCGGTACCCGCCGGGGGAGACTCACGGCAGCGAGCCGCCAGAACCGGTCGCGTCGGCGATGGCCGGGGCCGACGTCGTCCTCGCACCGACGACCAAGAGCCTGAGCCACACCCGTGCCCGAACCGACGCCAACGAGGAAGGTGCCCGCGTCGCGACCCTTCCGGGGATCACCGAGGAGGTGTTCACGACCGGCCTCGACGCCGACTACGAGTCGATCGCGGCTCACTCTCAGGACCTCCACGATCAGGTCGCCGACGCCGACGAGGTCCGCGTGACGACCGACGCCGGCACCGACATCACGTTCCAGGTCGCCGACCGCGAGTGGCTTCAGGACACCGGCATCGTCCACGACGGCGGCGAGATGTCTAACCTCCCCGCCGGCGAGGTGTTCGTCAGCCCCTCGAGTGCCGACGGCACCTTCGTCGTCGACGGGACGATGCGTCCGCACGGCCTGCTCGAGGACGGCCAGCAACTCACGTTCGAGGTCGAGGACGGCCTCGTCACGGACATTTCGGACGACGAGATCCGCGAGACGGTCGAGGGAGCCGCTGATGAGGTCGGCGACGCCGCGTACAACCTCGCGGAACTTGGTATCGGAACGAACGTCGCGGTCACGGAACTCGTCGGCTCCGTCCTGTTAGACGAGAAGGCCGGCGGCACCGTTCACATCGCCATCGGCGACGACGCGGGGATCGGCGGGGACGTCGAGGCACCGATCCACCTCGACGGTATCCTGCGGGAGCCGACGGTGTACGCCGACGGCGAGGAAGTCGAGCTACCCGAGGCGTAG
- a CDS encoding type II glyceraldehyde-3-phosphate dehydrogenase, producing MIQVAINGYGTIGKRVADAVRLQPDMEVAGVAKTRPNFEAEAALEKGFDLYAAVEERADQFDEAGLEIAGPVEELVDAADVVVDATPSGIGAKNKSMYEEYDTPALYQGGEDADIVDVSFNARSNYEDATGADHVRVVSCNTTGLSRVIAPLREAYGVEKVRATLVRRGGDPGQTSRGPINDILPNPVTIPSHHGPDVETIFDDLDIDTLGMKVPATLMHMHSLNVTLEEEVDADDVRELFADESRLFQIPAHFDIDGSGKLKEYAMDAGRPRGDIWENCIWEESISTVGTDLYLFQGIHQESDVVPENIDAIRAITGEADAGESIATTDETMGIGL from the coding sequence ATGATACAGGTCGCGATCAACGGGTACGGGACGATCGGCAAACGCGTCGCGGACGCCGTCCGGCTCCAGCCCGACATGGAAGTAGCGGGCGTCGCGAAGACGCGCCCGAACTTCGAGGCCGAGGCCGCTCTCGAGAAGGGGTTCGATCTCTACGCTGCCGTCGAGGAACGCGCGGATCAGTTCGACGAGGCTGGCCTCGAGATCGCCGGTCCCGTCGAGGAGCTCGTCGACGCGGCGGACGTCGTCGTCGACGCAACGCCGTCGGGTATCGGTGCGAAGAACAAGTCGATGTACGAGGAGTACGACACGCCCGCACTCTACCAGGGTGGCGAGGACGCCGACATCGTCGACGTCAGCTTCAACGCCCGATCGAACTACGAGGACGCGACGGGTGCCGACCACGTCCGCGTCGTCTCCTGTAACACGACCGGGCTCTCGCGAGTTATCGCACCTCTGCGCGAAGCCTACGGCGTCGAGAAGGTCCGCGCCACGCTCGTCCGGCGCGGCGGCGACCCCGGCCAGACCTCGCGCGGTCCGATCAACGACATCCTGCCGAACCCGGTTACCATCCCCTCCCACCACGGCCCCGACGTCGAAACCATCTTCGACGATCTGGACATCGACACGCTCGGGATGAAGGTTCCGGCGACGCTGATGCACATGCACAGCTTGAACGTGACCCTCGAGGAGGAGGTCGACGCCGACGACGTTCGCGAGTTGTTCGCCGACGAATCACGGCTATTCCAGATTCCCGCACACTTCGACATCGACGGCAGCGGGAAACTCAAGGAGTACGCCATGGACGCGGGTCGACCGCGAGGCGACATCTGGGAGAACTGCATCTGGGAAGAATCCATCTCGACGGTCGGGACGGACCTCTATCTCTTCCAGGGCATCCACCAGGAGAGCGACGTCGTCCCCGAGAATATCGACGCCATCCGTGCGATCACCGGCGAGGCCGACGCCGGAGAGAGCATCGCGACGACCGACGAGACGATGGGCATCGGACTCTAA
- a CDS encoding MarR family transcriptional regulator has product MMDPQLTIDPTDQLPAELESPQAKLVYLYLEATDGATATDLTDGLAMKKIAILSVLNQLSSEGLVEKTGTTYAAAGR; this is encoded by the coding sequence ATGATGGACCCACAGCTTACGATCGATCCGACCGACCAGCTCCCCGCCGAACTCGAGTCCCCGCAGGCGAAACTCGTCTACCTCTACCTCGAGGCGACCGACGGTGCGACGGCGACCGATCTGACCGACGGGCTGGCGATGAAGAAAATCGCAATCCTGAGCGTTCTCAACCAGCTCTCGAGCGAAGGGCTCGTCGAGAAAACGGGCACGACGTACGCAGCGGCCGGCCGCTGA
- a CDS encoding HVO_0476 family zinc finger protein: protein MSDSPELPDRVPTPCPSCSPELETVHEVLTATEGGGTVTVRCSECNHVHKVQPEKTAEVTLDVVISQEGESFTANVTTPEDETVEVGDEFILETEEVLSTVRVTSVELEGHRRVEEAPAEKVETVWTREVDNVAVNVTIHPQDGSRDDSRSTTVYVPGDYEFEVGAVEEFGDDEFEIDAFVVRTDASDYERDRYEVEGDTVLAKDAKRIYAYDEQTSAWSAW, encoded by the coding sequence ATGAGCGATTCACCTGAGTTGCCGGATCGGGTCCCGACACCCTGCCCGTCGTGCTCGCCGGAGCTCGAGACCGTCCACGAGGTCCTCACCGCGACCGAAGGCGGCGGGACCGTTACCGTCCGCTGCAGCGAGTGTAACCACGTCCACAAGGTACAGCCCGAGAAAACGGCCGAGGTCACCCTGGACGTCGTCATCTCCCAGGAAGGCGAGTCTTTCACGGCGAACGTCACGACGCCGGAAGACGAGACCGTCGAGGTCGGCGACGAGTTCATCCTCGAGACCGAGGAAGTGCTCTCGACCGTCCGAGTCACGAGCGTCGAACTCGAGGGTCACAGGCGTGTCGAGGAAGCGCCCGCCGAGAAGGTCGAGACCGTCTGGACCCGCGAGGTCGACAACGTCGCGGTCAACGTGACGATCCACCCGCAGGATGGCTCCCGGGACGACAGCCGCTCCACGACGGTCTACGTCCCCGGCGACTACGAGTTCGAGGTCGGCGCGGTCGAGGAGTTCGGCGACGACGAATTCGAAATCGACGCCTTCGTCGTCCGGACCGATGCCTCGGACTACGAACGGGACCGCTACGAGGTGGAAGGCGACACGGTACTCGCGAAAGACGCCAAACGGATCTACGCCTACGACGAGCAGACCAGCGCCTGGTCTGCCTGGTAG
- a CDS encoding protein-L-isoaspartate(D-aspartate) O-methyltransferase, giving the protein MFDRFGSDDPGDGDDYETARKRMVGTVASRVDDDRVLEALESVPRHEFVPSDRRGDAYADRPLPIGEGQTISAPHMVAIMADRLALEAGESVLEIGTGCGYHAAVTAELVGAAHVYSVEYGEELAEDARKRLEETGYGEVSVRVGDGRKGWAEHAPYDAAYFTCATAELPDPVVEQVRPGGRILAPIGSGFQTLVKATKRADGSLERTEHGGVRFVRMRG; this is encoded by the coding sequence ATGTTCGATCGCTTCGGGTCCGACGACCCCGGCGACGGCGACGACTACGAAACCGCCCGCAAGCGGATGGTCGGGACCGTCGCCTCCCGCGTCGACGACGACCGCGTCCTCGAGGCGCTCGAGTCGGTGCCGCGCCACGAGTTCGTCCCGTCGGATCGACGCGGCGACGCCTACGCGGACCGGCCGTTGCCGATCGGTGAGGGACAGACGATCAGCGCGCCGCACATGGTCGCGATCATGGCCGACAGGCTGGCACTCGAGGCGGGGGAGTCGGTCCTCGAGATCGGAACCGGCTGTGGCTACCACGCCGCCGTCACTGCCGAACTCGTCGGTGCGGCGCACGTCTACAGCGTCGAGTACGGCGAGGAACTGGCGGAAGACGCCCGTAAGCGTCTCGAGGAGACGGGCTATGGCGAAGTCTCGGTTCGGGTCGGCGACGGCCGAAAGGGGTGGGCCGAGCACGCCCCCTACGATGCAGCCTACTTCACCTGTGCGACGGCGGAACTTCCCGACCCGGTCGTCGAGCAGGTCCGTCCTGGCGGTCGAATCCTGGCGCCGATCGGGAGCGGGTTCCAGACGCTCGTGAAAGCCACCAAGCGGGCGGACGGGAGCCTCGAGCGGACCGAACACGGCGGCGTTCGGTTCGTTCGGATGCGCGGGTAG
- a CDS encoding 50S ribosomal protein L16, which yields MSDKPASMYREISKPAYTRREYITGIPGSKIAQHKMGDIGADPEDYPVQISLVTEEEVQIRHGSLESSRLSANRHMLKNAGEGNYKMILRKFPHHVIRENKQATGAGADRVSDGMRQSFGKIVGTAARIDAGDRIFTIWCDVDDADFAKEAFRRAYNKITPPCRIVVEKGEEQLIA from the coding sequence ATGTCCGACAAACCCGCCTCAATGTATCGGGAGATCAGTAAGCCAGCTTACACGCGCCGCGAATACATTACTGGGATCCCAGGATCGAAGATCGCACAGCACAAGATGGGCGACATCGGGGCCGACCCCGAAGACTACCCCGTCCAGATCAGCCTCGTCACCGAGGAAGAGGTCCAGATCCGTCACGGATCGCTCGAGTCCTCGCGTCTCTCGGCCAACCGTCACATGCTGAAAAACGCCGGCGAGGGCAACTACAAGATGATCCTGCGCAAGTTCCCCCACCACGTCATCCGGGAGAACAAGCAGGCGACCGGTGCGGGTGCAGACCGTGTTTCCGACGGGATGCGCCAGTCGTTCGGGAAGATCGTCGGCACCGCCGCGCGTATCGACGCCGGTGACCGCATCTTCACCATCTGGTGTGACGTCGACGACGCCGACTTCGCCAAGGAAGCGTTCCGCCGCGCCTACAACAAGATCACGCCGCCGTGCCGTATCGTGGTCGAGAAGGGCGAAGAGCAGCTTATCGCATAG
- a CDS encoding ABC transporter permease: MISVGFRALFRREVLRFIRRPKNTFMPPAITNVLYFAVFGVILGGRIDSPVEGADFGYILFLIPGLVVLGTISNAFENASFSIFHGRWNEYIHETLTSPLSYAEMVVAYVGASAVRGLIVGVIVAVIGALFVPLSVENGLFLVATMVVISALFAGFGIIGGLVARDFDDLTVMNQFILRPLVFFGAVFYSLTMLEPVWQYVSLLNPMVYMVDSVRYGLLGYSDMVHVAPAAYAEFAPYASLAVLSILTAVVIAIDVYLFKIGYGLTD; the protein is encoded by the coding sequence ATGATCTCGGTCGGCTTCCGTGCGCTGTTCCGTCGCGAAGTCCTTCGGTTTATCCGCCGACCGAAGAACACGTTCATGCCGCCGGCGATCACGAACGTGCTCTACTTCGCGGTCTTCGGGGTCATCCTCGGCGGACGGATCGACAGTCCGGTCGAAGGGGCGGACTTCGGTTACATCCTCTTTCTGATCCCCGGACTCGTCGTGCTGGGTACGATCTCGAACGCCTTCGAGAACGCCTCGTTCTCGATCTTCCACGGCCGGTGGAACGAGTACATCCACGAGACGCTGACCTCGCCGCTGTCGTACGCCGAAATGGTGGTCGCGTACGTGGGCGCGAGTGCAGTCCGAGGGTTGATCGTCGGCGTCATCGTCGCCGTCATCGGCGCGCTGTTCGTCCCGCTCAGCGTCGAGAACGGACTCTTCCTCGTCGCCACGATGGTCGTCATCTCCGCGCTGTTTGCCGGCTTCGGAATCATCGGTGGCCTCGTCGCACGGGATTTCGACGACCTGACCGTGATGAACCAGTTCATCCTGCGGCCGCTGGTGTTCTTCGGCGCGGTCTTCTACTCGCTGACCATGCTCGAACCGGTCTGGCAGTACGTCTCCCTGCTGAATCCGATGGTCTACATGGTCGACAGCGTCCGGTACGGGCTGCTAGGCTACTCCGATATGGTCCACGTCGCGCCGGCAGCCTACGCCGAGTTCGCACCGTACGCGTCGCTCGCAGTGCTGAGCATCCTGACTGCGGTCGTGATCGCGATCGACGTGTATCTCTTCAAGATCGGATACGGACTGACGGACTAG